In Coregonus clupeaformis isolate EN_2021a chromosome 15, ASM2061545v1, whole genome shotgun sequence, one genomic interval encodes:
- the LOC121583399 gene encoding beta-1,3-galactosyltransferase 9 — translation MQFSLCRLRTHQWCFLLFNVLLFHALLFGADFVEEYILQPTPGIYTDGTVLDVRERARKLDLSGTRGNESQYYPITPNACLNSDLFLLTIVFSSPSNHTQRNAVRTTWANQTRVQGFAVRTLFFLGLSPSTATQETVMTESGRHGDMVQGYVNDSPHGQAEREVLALRWVVAFCPVARFVLITEDSVFVNLPALGGYLLGLRRHPEDLYLGRVMHKDTPNRDPSSPSYLAPALYPDRYLPDYCARTASVLSQDVVRKVYVASAGVHTTLPADVFVGLCAWKAGVVPTHSARFSGEKHIRYNDCCYRYLFNSPGVGSEELGTVWADLGQEDGGCSLLETYYGLVACKALTYLDKLSFFNSKGQED, via the exons ATGCAG tTCTCTCTGTGCAGGTTGCGTACCCACCAGTGGTGTTTCCTGCTCTTCAATGTGCTTCTGTTCCATGCCCTGTTGTTTGGGGCTGACTTTGTAGAGGAGTACATTCTCCAGCCCACCCCAGGGATCTACACAGATGGAACAGTCCTGGACGTGAGGGAGAGGGCCCGTAAACTAGACCTGAGTGGGACCAGGGGAAATGAGTCCCAGTATTACCCCATTACCCCAAACGCCTGCCTAAACAGtgacctcttcctcctcaccATCGTCTTCAGTTCTCCAAGCAATCACACCCAGAGGAATGCGGTAAGGACCACCTGGGCCAACCAAACACGTGTCCAGGGTTTCGCCGTGAGAACACTCTTCTTCCTGGGATTGTCTCCCTCCACCGCTACCCAGGAGACTGTCATGACGGAGTCCGGTCGCCACGGTGACATGGTCCAAGGTTACGTGAATGACTCCCCTCATGGTCAGGCCGAGAGGGAGGTGTTGGCGTTACGGTGGGTGGTGGCTTTCTGCCCAGTAGCCAGGTTCGTCCTGATCACAGAGGACTCTGTGTTTGTCAATCTCCCTGCGTTAGGGGGTTACCTTCTGGGGCTGAGAAGACACCCTGAGGACCTCTACTTGGGGAGGGTGATGCACAAAGACACCCCCAACCGAGACCCCTCCAGTCCCAGCTACTTAGCTCCAGCCCTCTATCCAGACAG GTATCTCCCAGACTACTGTGCCAGAACTGCCTCTGTCCTCTCCCAGGATGTGGTTAGGAAGGTGTATGTGGCGTCAGCTGGGGTCCATACCACCCTTCCCGCTGATGTGTTTGTGGGCCTGTGTGCCTGGAAGGCCGGGGTGGTACCCACCCACAGTGCACGCTTCTCAGGGGAGAAGCACATTCGTTATAATGATTGCTGTTACCGCTACCTGTTCAACTCCCCGGGGGTGGGAAGTGAGGAGCTTGGGACGGTGTGGGCAGATCTGGGCCAGGAGGATGGAGGATGTTCCCTTCTAGAGACCTACTATGGCCTGGTGGCTTGCAAGGCCCTCACTTACCTGGACAAACTGTCTTTCTTCAACTCGAAGGGACAGGAAGACTGA